The following proteins come from a genomic window of Elusimicrobiota bacterium:
- a CDS encoding efflux RND transporter permease subunit — protein sequence MRLSDAAIKNPVLAWMMMFAMILFGLIGFGSIGKSMLPDVDFPIISVLTRWEGAAPDVMETDVVDIIEDAITSVKGVKKINSTSQLGQARIVIEFDLKTDVDVALQEVQSQISQAQFNLPRDLDPPIIAKFNPEDQPFMWLSLSGDRPLRFLMEFVRDELKHEFTTVPGVGNVFLGGYIEPALRVWLDPEKLRANEITVDDVTAAVATEHTERPAGYLTSATKEWNLRVMGEAGGVAEFENLVIPARNGAPVYRPFHLKDVATIEDGLADARAISRVNGKPAIGLGILKQRNANMVDVGRRVKEKVEALQKNLPAGVILAVNYDGTVFVEDATHELNFNLLLAAILTSFICWLFLGSWSSALNIILAIPTSILGTFIVLYFLGFTQNTFTLLGLTLVVGIVVDDAIMVLENIVRHRELGEPRVKAAILGAREIYFAAMATSVAILAIFVPVVFVKGVIGKYFFQFGITISAAVMFSLVEALTLAPMRCAQFLEIGQNNRLTRGVDALMETLTRRYKSTLTWSLNHRWTVVIVAAVLFHGSLLLFPLVKMELMPPQDQNILFLRMETPVGSSMGFTDETLKKVEAFTMDRGEVERYYAAVGGFEGGEINNAFMFITLKTPKERPAPAGRRRAFSQQELMDVFRAEIAKLPGVEKIILMDLSVAGGGAEPGFPVDLALRGRDWEQLAKSSELLRTKMKETGLMVDVDSNYALGMPEVQIFPNREAAAARGVSVSVIGNAINATLGGQRVGKFSRGGRRYDVRVRFRPEDRDKPADLDKIYVRNNRGQVVPLKDVVTVKERQTLLSITRENRSRAIRLFANIAPGKSQAEALTAVQKIGKDILPEGVTLVFSGAAETFKEAFVGLVAAILLGIIVAYMVLGSQFNSFIHPALVLLALPFSVTGAVLALWVGQQSLNMFSMIGIVLLMGIVKKNSIMLVDFTNERRRALGMAVREALLDACPIRLRPVIMTTVSTIAAAVPPALALGPGAETRVPMALVIIGGVSVSALLTLYVVPCAYSLTARLESRRHEQALKEALQELGELPSDSK from the coding sequence GGTCAAAGGCGTCAAAAAAATCAATTCCACCTCTCAATTGGGCCAGGCGCGGATCGTCATCGAATTCGACCTCAAGACCGACGTGGACGTGGCCCTGCAGGAGGTGCAAAGCCAGATCTCCCAGGCCCAGTTCAACCTTCCCCGCGACCTCGACCCGCCGATCATCGCCAAGTTCAACCCCGAAGACCAACCCTTCATGTGGCTCTCCCTGTCGGGCGACCGCCCCCTGCGTTTCCTTATGGAGTTCGTCCGCGACGAGCTGAAACACGAATTCACCACCGTCCCCGGCGTCGGCAACGTCTTCCTGGGCGGCTACATCGAGCCCGCCCTGCGGGTGTGGCTCGACCCGGAAAAATTGCGGGCCAACGAAATCACCGTCGACGACGTGACCGCGGCCGTCGCCACCGAGCACACCGAGCGCCCGGCCGGGTACCTGACCTCCGCCACCAAAGAGTGGAACCTGCGGGTGATGGGCGAGGCGGGCGGCGTCGCCGAGTTTGAGAATTTGGTCATCCCCGCGCGAAACGGCGCGCCGGTCTATCGCCCGTTCCATTTAAAGGACGTCGCCACCATCGAAGACGGCCTGGCCGACGCCCGCGCCATTTCCCGGGTGAACGGCAAGCCCGCCATCGGCCTCGGGATCCTTAAACAGCGCAACGCCAACATGGTCGACGTGGGACGGCGCGTCAAAGAGAAGGTGGAGGCGCTTCAAAAGAATCTGCCCGCGGGGGTGATTCTCGCCGTCAACTACGACGGCACGGTTTTCGTGGAGGACGCGACCCACGAGTTGAATTTCAACCTCCTCCTCGCCGCGATCCTGACGTCCTTCATCTGCTGGCTGTTCCTGGGTTCCTGGAGCTCGGCCCTCAACATCATTTTGGCCATCCCCACGTCCATTCTGGGCACCTTCATCGTGCTTTACTTCCTCGGGTTCACGCAAAACACCTTCACGTTGCTGGGCCTGACGCTCGTGGTCGGCATCGTGGTGGACGACGCCATCATGGTCCTGGAGAACATCGTCCGCCACCGCGAGCTGGGCGAACCCCGGGTCAAGGCCGCCATCCTCGGCGCCCGCGAGATCTATTTCGCCGCCATGGCCACGTCGGTGGCCATTCTGGCCATTTTCGTTCCCGTGGTGTTCGTCAAAGGGGTCATCGGCAAATACTTCTTCCAATTCGGCATCACCATCTCGGCGGCGGTCATGTTCTCCCTGGTCGAAGCCCTGACCCTCGCGCCCATGCGCTGCGCCCAGTTCCTGGAAATCGGCCAAAACAACCGCCTCACCCGCGGCGTGGACGCCTTGATGGAGACCCTGACCCGCCGCTACAAATCCACGTTGACCTGGAGCCTCAATCACCGCTGGACGGTGGTGATTGTCGCGGCCGTGTTGTTCCACGGGTCGCTCCTCCTGTTCCCGCTCGTCAAAATGGAATTGATGCCGCCCCAGGACCAGAACATCCTGTTCCTGCGCATGGAAACCCCGGTGGGCTCCTCCATGGGTTTCACCGACGAGACCTTAAAGAAAGTGGAGGCCTTCACGATGGACCGCGGCGAGGTGGAGCGCTACTACGCCGCCGTCGGGGGCTTCGAGGGAGGCGAAATCAACAACGCCTTCATGTTCATCACGCTCAAAACCCCGAAAGAACGACCCGCGCCCGCGGGCCGGCGCCGCGCGTTCAGCCAACAGGAATTGATGGACGTGTTCCGCGCCGAAATCGCCAAACTCCCCGGCGTGGAAAAGATTATTTTAATGGACCTGTCCGTGGCGGGCGGCGGCGCGGAGCCGGGCTTTCCCGTGGACCTGGCGCTGCGGGGCCGGGATTGGGAACAACTGGCCAAGTCCAGCGAGCTCTTGAGGACCAAAATGAAGGAAACCGGCCTCATGGTGGACGTGGACTCCAACTACGCCCTCGGCATGCCGGAAGTGCAAATTTTCCCCAACCGCGAAGCCGCCGCCGCCCGGGGCGTGAGCGTGTCGGTCATCGGCAACGCCATCAACGCCACTTTAGGGGGCCAGCGCGTGGGCAAGTTTTCCCGGGGCGGTCGGCGGTACGACGTGCGCGTGCGCTTCCGCCCCGAGGACCGCGACAAACCCGCCGACTTGGACAAAATTTACGTCCGCAACAACCGCGGGCAGGTGGTGCCTCTCAAAGACGTCGTGACCGTCAAAGAACGGCAGACCCTGCTCAGCATCACCCGGGAGAACCGCTCCCGGGCGATCCGCCTGTTCGCCAACATCGCCCCCGGCAAGTCCCAGGCCGAAGCCTTGACGGCCGTTCAAAAAATCGGCAAAGACATTCTGCCCGAAGGGGTGACGCTGGTGTTCTCCGGCGCGGCCGAAACCTTCAAGGAAGCCTTCGTCGGCCTCGTGGCCGCCATCCTTCTGGGCATCATTGTGGCCTACATGGTGCTGGGGTCCCAGTTCAACAGCTTCATTCACCCGGCCCTGGTGCTCTTGGCGTTGCCCTTCAGCGTCACCGGCGCCGTGCTGGCCCTGTGGGTGGGCCAACAGTCCCTCAACATGTTCAGCATGATCGGCATCGTCCTCTTGATGGGCATCGTCAAAAAGAACTCGATCATGCTCGTCGATTTCACCAACGAACGACGGCGCGCCTTGGGCATGGCCGTGCGCGAAGCCCTTTTGGACGCCTGCCCGATCCGTCTGCGGCCCGTCATCATGACCACGGTGTCCACCATCGCGGCGGCCGTTCCGCCCGCCTTGGCGCTGGGCCCCGGGGCCGAAACCCGCGTGCCCATGGCCCTGGTCATCATCGGGGGCGTGTCGGTGTCGGCCCTGTTGACCCTCTACGTCGTGCCGTGCGCTTACAGCCTCACGGCCCGCCTCGAGAGCCGCCGCCATGAACAGGCGCTCAAGGAAGCCCTCCAAGAATTGGGCGAACTGCCCTCCGACTCAAAATAA